The Neurospora crassa OR74A linkage group V, whole genome shotgun sequence sequence CGTACAATCATTTTACGCCCGGTGGAAACCTACCGAGTCACTCCGCGCCTACTTGGGATTCGAGGGGCGGATGCTATGCCAGTTTGCCAAATCCTACTGGAAGAGAGGCAGCACACCCTACCTTATCCGGGGCCCAGGAGAGATGGACAAAGCTGCTGACGGCACTTTCGACGTTGGTACAAAAGCCAAGTGGTTGACAGACATGGAAAATGGGCAGAGGAAGTCGTCGTCAAGCCACTCCAGTCACATACCAGATCCAGGTTATCATGGGTCATATTGTGATGGTTGTAACGGCATAGGCCAAGTGTCAAATCCACCAGGGAGCAGGGCcttttgtttgtttcttGTTCGAAGTAGGATCAAGCGATCCGATGGCTGGGCTAAATGGTGTCTACATTTACACCTCGTCTAGTTCACAGAACTTTTCTCTAGAGCTACAACAGGACGACTATGGGTCAAACATCACGGCACTTATCGAGGTGGTACCACTTTCTAGACATCAAGCCGATATGGATGAAGGTGTCATGCATCCGTCTTGGGCGGGGAAACCTCGTTTGTGGATCTGGCTGTCTTGATGGTTGTAAACAGCCTCTAGGCCTTATTCGTCACACGGCAAATGTTATATCGCCCAGGCTGTGTGTCATGTTCCAAAGCTGCTATAGTTCCAACGGCTCAAGTACGTTGGTTTCCACGGCCTTACCGGTTGAGCATGAACGAAATCAGTCGAGGCTCTTCCGGCACCCCGGCCATGTGTGcctcgccatcatcaacttGGATATTGCTGGCCATCCTCAGCTCAGCCCTTCTCCCAACCACTGCTGCCATTTGCAATCGCAAACTCCTCCTTACAGTCTATCTTTTTCTGCTTGGATTGACCATGGGCCAGGCTGGTCCTGTCAAGACATAACATACGACCTTCAATACATGGAAAACAACAAGCCCGCTGTGATTATCTCGAGTATCTTCCAACCACATTCTCAGGATTGACTTTAACCGCACCATCATCGACATGGCCACCTGCTCAACCTTCACCAAGGTtgtctccaccacctcctacAGGCCCTTTGTGCTCGGCGCTCATATCCGTCACTACCTCAGTGACAATAGCGTCTACAAGATTGACATTATCGTCTCCACCACTGGTTCATGGTTCTTCGACGCCAGTCGGACCCTACGATACGCTCAACAAAGAAACTGGCCCGTCATGCTACCTGCTCAGAGAGATACCTGACACACTCCAAGCAGCATCTGATACACATCTCAACATGTGGAGCAACAAGAGTGCCATTGACGCTGTTCCATGGGGGCCGCCATGTGCCCGACTGGAGGGAAGCGTGTAGTGTATACTGGCAAAGGAGCGCCGGATGATTCGTGCAAAGCGGGCATCCCGAGCAACAACGCATCCATCTTACTCTAACTGATGATGTGTCTTTGATGAAAGCATGGGGACTTTGAGCGTACTTTGCGACTATGAGCATTTGGGAAATGCACCGGATACTCATGAGTTCAGGCTGGAGGGGAGCAAGCTGAGATATGTGCATACTAGTATCACGGTTGCGGACAGTTCTGCATGGGATGACGTATAGGCGAAGCTTTTGAGGCATGATGATACAGCTCACAGGCCGCGTGAGTGAGGCTCATGGCTGGAGGCACAAAGTTTGCGTTTCCTTGTTCCATCTCTGGAAGGCAGCCGGGTTCACAAAAAATCAGCGGACTTTGCACTTACAGTCCAATGAGTTTTGGCATGGAAGTATCACCAACGCCTGCACAACCATCCAGTCACTGATAAAGAGCTATCGTGGGCACTCACTGCAATCCCGAGCATCACGTCTCCAGTTCTGTCTCTaccaaccaaaaaaaaacatgttAAAAGGCCTCGCCAAACTCTTCAAcatgtccaccaccacttccaccccCGATTACTTCCCCCTCTTTCCCTACCTCCCCGGCGAACTCCGAGCCCTCATCTGGAAGCACGCCGTCGAACCCTACCGCGTCCTGCGCGTAACCCTCTATCAAAAGGACTTCCCACCCAACCCCCAACTCCCACCCAGCTCCCAGTTCTTGGGTTCCGCGGTCTACGGCCCGCCCTGGAACGTCAAAATGGGCTGTACCGATGCACTCGTCGCAGCTACAAGACGCGTGCGCGATTTGATGCTGGTTTCGACAGAGGCATATCGAGATATTATAGACTATATCCTGCCCGATCGGATCCATATCACGGTCGATTGGGACCCTCCCTATTTGCAGGGGATGCATATGTTCGCGAGTAAAGGCGAGAAGGTATACAAGATTCCATGGAACAGGAGGACCGAGAAGGTTTGTTTGGAGATGGTGCATTTGAAGTGGGATACTTACCAGAGTGGGGGGATGAGGGAGGGAATGTGGGAAAGGACAAGGGAGGAGATACCGAGGGGGGGCGACCTACCTGCGCCGCCGGTGTGGGTTAACGAGGTCGGGTATGAGCCGTTTGGTCAAGACCCTGAGTCCAACTCGGAGTCGGATCCCGATGATAGTCGTGATCCATCAAGGCCATCGAGGTTTTACGTCCCTCCCACCGAAGCCATCGCCGGGCTCTCTCTCACTGAACCAGACTCAGACATGGACCTACATATAGACCCCAGAGCACCAGGCGAGATCTACATCCCCCACACACTCGCCCAGGTCATCATTAGAAGACACATCAGCCTCGCCCCCATCCTTACTCGCCTCGCCCCCGTCGCATACGAATCCCTCATCCCACTTCTTTTGCTTTGCAAGATCCTGCGCGTCACTAACATAACCATCATCGCCGACTCCATCCTCTACAGCGACCTTCCTGCTGGCCCCAGTCCATCATGGGTAGACGAACACAAAGTACTTCACGAACCGTGGATGGCGGAGTTAAGCAGGTTGAGCACTGCGTTGGCGGATCTTTTAAACTCTgaaacatcaacaacccagccccagccccaaacccaaacccggCACGAAGTCCTAGCCCACGAACTCTGCGCCATGTCTCTGTCCCCCGCCGACTTACGCAAGATCCGCTTCTATCGCCTTCGCGATCCAAATCCACCAACAGCGTTCCAAGACGGCCGTCGAAACGCGCGGGAGACACGACgggtaggaggaggagaatgggGAAACGGTCATCCTGGAACTTCAAATCGGGCAGGTGCATGGAATGGGGGAGATCAAAATCGTGCGCAAGAGCTGAGTAGAAGGGAGGGACAGTATGGTCGGTTTGGAAGcaggagggggtggtggtcgGGACTGGGATCGGGAGGGAGGTCATGGAGTACGGGGTCGGGAGTAAGAATGGGATACGGGTACGCGGGGAGGGGAGGGTTGGATTTGGAGCTGGGAGCAGGGCAGGGGACGGTTAGGGAGGTAGTGGCGGGGGGAGTGGGGTGGGAAGGCTTGGGTGCGATGGGTGCAATAGGCAGCGGGAGGGTGCTTGATACGTCGCCGCCGGTAACGTCGATGGTGGGATCTTCGTGGGGTTCGGGATCTGGATTGGGACCGAGATTCCGGGTTTGAGCGTCTGTGATGGCCGAACATCGAGATTTCGGGTCTTGGGAAAACCGGGATGGAGctaacctagaggtactggAGTGAGCGGCACAGGAGGCCGAGAATGATGGAACGGGACATTGAGCATGGGCAGAACTGGCGAGGCAACAAAGACCGTGGTGTAAAAAACGACTGTTGTTCAGCGAACAGCCGTTCCATTGGCGGCAGTTCAACATCACAAGTCAGAACATTGGAGGCTTGATGCTGACGCTGACATAAGTTGTACGCCATCGGAAGACTCCAAGTCCGAAGTCAGCCACATAGGAGTGGCTGAGGTAGAGTTGGTGTGTTGTTATTTTTGGCTACACTCAGTGCTATCATTGAGACTGACGTCGATGGAGTGCGTGTGCTCTTCTTCTGGCATGTGGTGTGCCTGGATTGTGGCGCACTTTGTTCTTCCGTTATTCCTGAGATAGCCGTGTCTTTGTTTGGTTTGGGAGACGGGAAGGTAAGACAAAAGGGGACGGGAGGGAAGATAAAGGAGGCGGTTCATGTATTTAGAAGATCTGGATGTTCGGCTTTTGAGTCAAATTGCCAGAGCAGTTATTACCGGCTGGCATTGAATGTGATGGGAGGTCTACTGAGGAAATGGGTGGTGTCGCGCGGTGTGCAGGTGGAAGAGCAGCGTGGTGATGGCATTATGTTCGTGCTTGGGTTGATGAGTATCAGTCGAGTTGTGCTCGGTTGCAAGATGTCTTGAGCCGTGTTCATTGATCCTCCTTGCTTGCATATTATCATATGCATTGTGCTAACATTCTTTACAGGCCCGCTGATGGTCTTTGCCGCATTTCCCGTCACGATTCCAGATGTTGTGACCCAAAACATCACCACTATCTTGATCAACATGGAAACTCCATTCCTCAGGATCCCGCTCAACATCAGTCTGTTTGTCTCCCTCAACTTGGCACTATCCAAAATGTCCACGAGCCATCGCTAGCTAGGGGCAACAATCAGCCACCCACCTTGGCGGAACTACCCTCCTGACTGCACTCACACAATCTCAAGAAACGGCACCCGCTTGGTATTGTTGTTTACTTCCTTTCACCCCCTTTACCCCTGAGATGCATATAACTTGCAGCGCCATCACAACAAGGATAGGCACACTTTTCCCTCGATAGTCTGGTCCCGAGTCACAAACACACTTTGCTCGCTGTGCAGCAAAACATTCGCTATCCCCAATTCTTGCCTGCTTTTCCAACTAGTACCTTCGTTTCAACTGACACATCACTTACTACATCCTACGTACCATGCATCAACGCTCGTTCAAGTCGACAGCCAAATGCGGCGCCACCAGCACCAAGACAGCCCTCTTGGGACTGTTGATGGCTGCGCCGGGGGTCTGGGTGCAGGCTGCTCCTGGCGTTAGTCTTGATGCCGTAGTGGCCAACAAGCTCGAGACCAAGAGCCTCGATAGTTCTTCCATCATTGCCAGCAAGCCAAAAGGTGACGACGGAGATGACCCCTGGTTGATGCCAGCCAACAAGTTCTACGACAACTACCTGGACAACTACTGGGCGAACCGGAACCAGTCTTCTGTGCATGGGCGGTCGTCGCTAGCGGGCATGGCGCACAGGAAGCGGACTGTGCCGAAGTATGATTCTGGTATGtttcccctttctccccCTCCCTGACCGTTCTCACGGAAACCCAAGACACTGACGTACATCCAGCCCTCTACTGCGGCGTCTTCGCCACCGGCTACAAAGAGGACATCTCCGCTCTCCTCTGGGACTTCCACACCAAACAAAACATCATCCACTACATCGTCGGCTGGCGCGAGTGCCGGCGCGTCGCATGCAAGAACACCAGTGGTATCTACATCTGCAACGACACGACCCAAACCGTGCGCGTCACGGGCGAGCGTATCTACACACTTGGCAAGATTCCCTCTGACAATTGCTGCCACCAAGGTCCGCCGGAAAACCCGACCAAGAAAGTCGGACATGGGATGAGCGGGCAAAAGTTCACGGGCACCGGGTTCAATGTCATTGTGGCGTATGCGAATTGCAATAAGGGCGAGTGGGACTATCGGCCGCAGATGGGCCCGGCGGATAATCCGTGGGGACCGAATCTGGAGTGTTATACGGAGTTTTACGGGATGAGTCCGTCGCCGACGAATGGGGATGTGGTGACCAAGAGGGGGACGACGGAACTGAAAGAGAGGAAGTGGGAGTTGGTGGATGATGGGACGGGGGTGATGGATttggtggagagggagaatacctctactgtcAGGGAGAATGAAGTTGGTGGGGATGCGGATGTGGTGAAGCTGGAGGGGTGGGAGATggcgaagagggaggaaaaggCAGAGAAGAGGCTTGAGGCTTGAGGCTTGATGGGAAGAATGTAAACCAACATGTAATAGGAGGGTGTCTGTTTTTCTCCCCTTTCGCTGTGTAAGATTGTGAGAGGTCCGTTGCGAGAAGGCGTCTGCACGATGGTGGCCTTTCTTTCCGGGGAAGCACAGGGATACATATGAGGGTACCGTCGTTTGTACATGGCCATTTCCGATACCACTTGAATTTcaatttcctttttcttccactCTCGGGGTATCCCGCATGAAGTGATCTAATCAgatttcttctcttctgtaCTGTATCCAGTCAAAATGGGTCTCAACACTGCTCGTTCCTGGATGTCCATCCTTTTGGGAAGGTGAAGGTAACATGGGgtgactacctaggtagggagATACCACCTTCATGTTATCGTCGGTGCCTACACGTTTGAGGTTACCTACTTTGGGAAGCACCGGCGCACCTAACGCCGACGTGCATGCGCTTGTTAAAGTTTGAACGCATGAGTGTGGTGACAGGGGAACAAATGCGGGGGAACACAAAAGATAGGAAGGGTCCAACTTCCCTTTGGGGGGTTGTACCAAGGCCTATGTTGTCGGGGAAGCATCAATGTCGTGGGCGTGGTCTCTAGAGCGTGATATGTAGGAAGTTACTTGGTGTTGTGGCCTGTGGTCTCCTGGCTGGAGTGTTcccttgttgttgaagacgaggaagaagccccGACTTTGAAGATGCATCATCATGCATTGTCACTTCCTCTGCAGTAGTGTTTTTGATAGTGGATGGGAGACGAAGGAAGTTGCCAAAGATCTGGAGTAGCAGCcgcgtcatcttcctctttcccaaCTTCAGTTCTTTCCGAACATGGGGTTCAGGTGTGTCCAACCTGTCCACGTGCCTTTGCGGGAGGACTATTGGCTGCTTTGTTTTCCAGTATTTGCGTTTTGCTTCGTTTCACCACTTTGGCACCATGTTCCTCCAATTTGCTAGATATGTTACCTATCATCGAATACGATATCGAAGCCGGGGAAACTGTACATGGCATTGGGATGACAATTTGGGAAACTCCCAGGTATGGCAATAGGAGATATCGGTAACGAATGGCATGTGAGAACCAAGTTGATGATTCTGACAGTCGCCTCAATTGACGCTTTCTTCACTCGCATTTGTGCAGTCACACCCTGATTTCGACGGTTTCCAGGTTAGCCAACTTCTTGCCCAGATGAACCCCCGCGGACCGCGCCACTTCCCGTCATTACAATGAgactcaccaccaccaccgtcaccCACCCACTCACCCATCCACCACATGGGCGGCCATGATGCCAATAGCGGAATGTTAAGCACGACTGCGCAGAACGCCATCAAGCCACCAAAGGCAACGGGGAAACCCGTCGACGGTTGGTGAAAAGCTTGTTCGTTCTTGGAAGTCTGAAAGTCTGAGGGGAAATGTAACCCtccgtctttttctttcttttcttctgaTGATTGCGCCAACCAGCCAGCCCATGTATTGACGAACCAACTGCCTGAAAGGTCCATGGAGCCGCCGGGCGCTATTAAATGCACTCTCCATTGTTTACAGGGGCATCAAGCAACCCCCAGCGTCCGGCCACCTGCTGACTACAGATGCACAGTACATACCCCTACCTGGGAGGGGAGAGAGACGAGGGCAATGGCATGGAGACGCTGATCTGGCTTGGCTGTGCTTGGCAACTGCCTGATTAGGGAGGTTTCATTCGGATGTCACCCAACCATCACCAGGTCCAGTCGCTAATAACCATGCTGGAGCCATTAGCTACAGAAGACCATCATGAAAAAATTTGGCTTCGTCTTTCTCCAGATCGACATCGCAGCCTACTGGGTCAGTCAGCGGAGTGTAGTGCTTGTTCCTGCTGCCAACTGCCGCCCGAGGGCTAGTGTAGGCACTCATTGGTTACACTGGAAATGGAGGCCAAAGTTGGATCTGGTCAACCCGCCATTGATTCCAGCTCGTCCGTGCCGATTTCGGCATGTGGTGGTTCTCGTGTTGTCCGACTGTAGACGAGATGAAGAGATAATGCAGTATCCTGGATGATGGATTTCTACAGTCCGATTCGAGGGTTTGAGGCCTTTGTTGCAGTTTGCGTTCAGTAATGTGACTGAAACTAAAACGACAAGTCGGACGGCAGAGACTTCGATAATACGAACCGTGCAggatatacctacctagaggcaAGTAAGAATGATCACGGTGAGAAAACACTGCCTGCTCACATATTGTCTTTGGTGGGTGATATCTTACTGACAGCTCTGCATAGCAATTGTTCTCACTCAACAAACACAAACATGCTGAGGTAGGGTACCCATGCTCGCCATGATAGTACATAGTAGCCTGTGTGTGGTAGGCGGATGACAGGGCTTGAGGCAGGGGGGGACTTGGTGCCCCACGACAGGTGTGGCGCGAACCATGCTGTGTGTGCACTTGAGTGTGTCCTCGGATTTAATTCACACACGGCCACAATCACACGGCCTCACCCACAAGTCCCCATTCATCTGATCCATCCACTCACTCCCCTGGATCGGCAGAGCGCTCAAtgttaccttacctacctgccttCACCAGCTCTTGACTTGGCTTTGGCCAGCCCCATGTGAGATGCGGTCTGCAATGACACCCCAGATAGCCGAACTCAAAGCGACCTAGGTTCCAATTGGGAAGGTTGTCGTATTTGACCTTCCAGAACCTGTCGAATGCACCGAAATTATGTCCATCTCAGTCGTTATCGACGGCCCGAGATGCGCGGCGTTTTGGTCTTGTGCCTGTCTGGAGATACCCTTGCTCGTTGCGAGTTGAAGAATCATCTTGTATAAAGACTCAACAATGACCACGATCAAGAGGAGAGATTCTCTTTCCATCCTCAGgtcatcctctccatcatccatccagacAACCCCTCTCAGGATCACTTCCTCCGTCATCTCCTTCTAGCCCATCATGCAGATCAAGTCTTTCCTCCTCGCGGCCGCTGCTGCCCCCGCCGCCCTCGGCGCTGccgtcaacaccatcaagCCCTTCAACTGCGGTACTGATGCTCCCTCGCGCCAGCACATCCAGATGACCAAGGAGCTCgccgagaaggaggctgCTATGGCTGCCGAGGGTATCATGACGGCCCAGGCCACCATCAACGTCAATGTCTACTTCCACGTTGTTGCCGCCTCCACCGCGCTCAGCGATGGCTACGTTACCGTATGTCGTTTTCACCCATTTACCAAACTTTTAGTCAACTAACATGAAATTGCAGTCCACCATGATCAACAACCAGGTCGCCACCCTCAACAAGGCCTACGCCCCGCACAACATCCAGTTCACCCTCAAGGGCACCGACTacaccatcaacagcaactGGGCCGTCGACGGCTCCGAGCTCGCCATGAAGAAGGCCTTGAGGAAGGGAACCTACAAGGACCTGAACCTGTACATCCTCAAGGACCTCGGCGACGCTCTTGGGTATTGCTACTTCCCGACCTCGGTCACGTCCAAGTCCAACGACTGGTACTACGACGGCTGCTCCATCCTGTACGACACCTTGCCCGGCGGCTCGCTGACCAACTACAACCTCGGCCACACGTCCACCCACGAGATCGGCCACTGGTTCGGTCTGTACCATACCTTCCAGGGCGGATGCTCGGGCAACGGCGATTACGTGTCGGATACCCCTGCCCAGGCGTCGGCGAGCAGTGGATGCCCGACGGGTAGGGACTCGTGCCCTAGCCAGCCTGGCTTGGATCCTATTCACAATTATATGGATTACTCTTATGAGTATGTgttccccctttccctttttttggATTTCCTGGTTGaggtgaggaagatgacTGACAGATAAAAAACAACAGCACCTGCTACGAGGAGTTCACTTCGGGCCAGAGGACCCGCATGACTTCGTACTGGAACCAGTACCGCGCCAACGCCTCCGTCTAAGCGGCAGACCTGAGGATGGTCGACGACTCTGCAGCAGTTCGAGACCGCAATGTTTGTTGTAGGCGATGGCAGTTCAGATCTGGTTGTACATAGTgactttttctctcttccatgTGTGTGATTTTGTCTGGATCTGCACTTGGAAGAAGGATTGAACGGATGATCATGGATGTCTATAATGATGAGATGAtgagagatggatggatgatacCTGGTGGGATtgatggagaggagagaTACCAAACCGACAGAATGAATGAATCTTGTTCTTGTACTTGTTGGTGGTCGTGATTGTGATCGTGTCTGCGTCTGCTGTCCGGTGAAACTGTCGTTTACTCAGTCGAGTACTCCGTTGTAACTTTGATGATGCTGGGAGACAGGAGACGgcgtacctctaccgatgGAAGGCGACACGCTACCTGAGGGTCGTGGTGCGGTCGTTGTCGGTGAAAATGGACTTTGCTCAACCCCCTTCCAGGAAGGTGAAGCTGAAGTCGAAATTGAAGCAAGTCGAAGTTGACAAGATGCCCTGAAGTTGAACTTGAAGTTGGACGTCAGATGAAAATCGCAGCAAGCAACCCCACGCAAAGCACCACGCAGAAACACCTGCATGCAAAGACGACAGCGCGAAGCACAAAGCATCAGCCCGGCATGACAGAAACAGACGGGCGTCCATACGtataagaaaaaaacaattggagatgggaatgggaatgggaaacGGAATAATGTCAAAGAATCAAGCAAAAACCGGAAGGAAGCCATCGCCCATAGAAGCAGCGAGCTTGGCGCCAAACGCGGGGCATTTGCGCATCCGCCGATGCCTAATTGCCGATGCGAGCACAAGACGTACGTACCGCGACGCGCCCTCTTTCTGACCTACATGTTAGTACAAGGCAACTATTGAATGCCCCAATGGACTCCCCATGCGATACGCGATACCTTTTATACCTACGTACAAATCAGTTATATCGGTCTGTAAAATCAGACCTTAAAAAAAACGTCGTGAAGTGAGGAAGGAGACCCGGCGGTTGAAGCTTCCTCCGTCCCGCTCTACGGCGGGGGTACGTAGCACGAAAGGGGAAAAAGCGGGGTTGAACCCCCGTCTGCACCACCTTTCGCGATGGCTTggcaatttctttttttggtgTATGTAACCTCTTATTTGCATGTCAATATCCAACAATAAGCGCCAATGGTCTAACGGCTAGGATTCATCCCTTCCAAGGATGAGGTGGGGGTTCGATTCCCTCTTGGCGcatctttttttctgtttttccAACTATTCCTTTTGGTTGAGAATGGTGTTGGGAGCATTTCCCGCTCGtgttgatttttttttttggaaggGTTATCTGTTTGTTTTTACTTTGGTTGTATGGGCGAGTTCAGGAGTTTGTATTGGTGTTCGTTATATCAATGAGTAAGAATTGATGGTGGAaccttttttgtttttttgtctttttggGTGAATTAACCTGGGTGAGGAGAACTATCGTTTTATTTAATCTAAAACTAGAGAGATGGTTCATCTCATGGCCATGGAGATAGAGGAGAagggatgaatggatggatgcatTATCGCCCAGGTGCTCACACGTTCGTTCGGTGTTCGCGACATCAGAAGAGCCCTAAAGGGTTTCGTTACGAGGAAATATCACAAAGAAGAGGATCGGGAGTCCAGACAAATTTGACCACTTCATAAGAGAAAACTCCACAACTGTCTGCTACAGAAGACACCATCCTTGAATTCTTTGTTTGGTCCCAGATAAAGGCAGGGCATCAACAAGTACCCACCAAGAGACCAACCCTTCCTTTTCATCCATTCACCCACTCTTCATCAACTCAAACCTGCCTCTCGTGAACAACAGAATGCTTCTCATTATCCAGTTCTCCAACCCCCTTTTCAGTCTCTACCCTCTTCTGCTGCAACTGAGCCAGGTCTTCCTTATTCTCAAACACTGCACGATCACAGCCTCGTTAACAACAACTCAATCTTCATTATGGGGGCGGTGCCCAGGTGCACTCACAGAAAGCCAACTCCTCCAAACTACGATTCGACGTCTCCGGCCACAAGAACCAGATGAGCGCCGCCTCGGCAAAGATCCAGCAGCAGTACACAAGCAGGTACTTCCAGCCAATGGCCTGGGTGCCGATCGGGTTGACGTTGGTGCCGAAGAACTGCGCCGCCTTGCCCCAGAACTGGAAGATGGCGATGCCGCGGGCGCGTTGGGCGTAGGGGAAGATTTCGACGAGGTAGGCTGCCATTTGTTAGCATCTGAACAAAACACCAGACGAAAGAGAGCAGGGTAAATGATAAAAGGAGGACTGACTATAGGTAAGAGCGTTGAAACACAAGTTGTAAGCCGGACTATAAGCATAGATCCAGAACAAACTAAACTTGGCGGCCACGGGATTCTTGTACGCAATAAACACCGCCGTGCACACCGTCCAGCCAACGTAGACTGCCAAAATCG is a genomic window containing:
- a CDS encoding metalloprotease 1 codes for the protein MQIKSFLLAAAAAPAALGAAVNTIKPFNCGTDAPSRQHIQMTKELAEKEAAMAAEGIMTAQATINVNVYFHVVAASTALSDGYVTSTMINNQVATLNKAYAPHNIQFTLKGTDYTINSNWAVDGSELAMKKALRKGTYKDLNLYILKDLGDALGYCYFPTSVTSKSNDWYYDGCSILYDTLPGGSLTNYNLGHTSTHEIGHWFGLYHTFQGGCSGNGDYVSDTPAQASASSGCPTGRDSCPSQPGLDPIHNYMDYSYDTCYEEFTSGQRTRMTSYWNQYRANASV